In Nicotiana tabacum cultivar K326 chromosome 17, ASM71507v2, whole genome shotgun sequence, one DNA window encodes the following:
- the LOC107822242 gene encoding vesicle-associated protein 4-2, protein MAIADEKDGKVWGLFKLPFRNAQSTSTTTTSRSSSHNTTTHHYRTQQNQSLGRTSLDDGSTPRTNSSSSVSSVARSLIPARRRLKLDPSNKLYFPYEPGKQVRSAIKIKNSSKSHVAFKFQTTAPKSCFMRPPGAILAPGESIIATVFKFVEHPENNEKPMDQKSKVKFKIMSLKVKGPMDYVPELFDEQKDQVAVEQILRVIFLDVERPSPAFEKLKRQLAEADAALEARKKPAEDAGPKFIGEGLVIDEWKERRERYLARQQVEGVDSV, encoded by the exons ATGGCGATCGCCGACGAGAAGGACGGTAAAGTTTGGGGACTGTTCAAGCTCCCTTTTCGAAACGCACAGTCAACGTCAACGACGACCACTTCGCGTTCATCTTCGCATAATACTACGACTCATCATTACCGCACTCAACAGAATCAATCTCTCGGAAGGACTTCTCTGGATGATGGATCGACTCCTCGTACCAACAGTTCCAGCTCCGTTTCTTCAGTAGCGAGGTCTCTGATTCCTGCGCGACGTCGTTTGAAACTTGATCCTTCCAATAAGCTCTATTTTCCTT atgaacctGGTAAGCAAGTTCGAAGTGCTATCAAGATAAAAAACTCTAGCAAGTCTCACGTAGCTTTCAAG TTCCAAACAACTGCACCAAAAAGCTGTTTCATGCGTCCTCCTGGAGCAATTCTCGCCCCCGGTGAGAGCATCATTGCAACTG TATTCAAGTTTGTAGAGCATCCAGAAAATAATGAAAAACCAATGGACCAGAAGAGCAAGGTCAAGTTCAAGATCATGAGCCTCAAGGTGAAAGGACCTATGGACTATGTACCTGAACTG TTTGATGAGCAAAAGGATCAAGTAGCTGTAGAGCAAATTCTGCGGGTCATCTTTCTCGATGTGGAACGTCCTAGTCCA GCTTTCGAAAAACTGAAACGCCAGTTGGCGGAAGCAGATGCTGCTCTTGAGGCTCGCAAGAAGCCTGCAGAAGACGCAGGTCCAAAGTTTATCGGCGAAGGGCTTGTCATAGATGAATGG AAGGAAAGAAGAGAGAGATACCTAGCTCGGCAGCAAGTTGAAGGGGTGGATTCCGTATGA